One Weissella ceti DNA window includes the following coding sequences:
- a CDS encoding HAD-IIB family hydrolase gives MLFLTTDLDGTFLHDDHDFDRPRFEKLLAEWRAQGNRFVVATGREYKWVASVFADYLNDIDIISSNGTVITLAGQEADMASIKPESLDALQKIIADMPVKPSGSVRAYTENKVHLLKTDVYGQMEEKDVAFMAPLYDGIVDIDNLLDIDKPVSTVTGVWADRDSSEAVSDVVNNANIGIHATTSGYGAVDFLPSGVNKAAAIKKLLSHYGTTEQAVYAFGDGMNDLEMLQLAGHAYVMANGDDKLRVYGFEELPNTHMEDGVLVKWETLV, from the coding sequence ATGCTATTTTTAACAACGGATTTAGATGGAACTTTTTTGCATGATGATCATGATTTTGATCGCCCACGTTTTGAAAAGCTATTAGCCGAATGGCGTGCACAAGGTAATCGCTTTGTTGTGGCAACGGGCCGTGAATATAAGTGGGTAGCCTCAGTGTTTGCCGATTACCTAAATGATATTGATATTATTTCAAGTAACGGAACGGTCATTACGCTAGCTGGCCAAGAAGCTGATATGGCTTCAATTAAGCCAGAAAGTTTAGATGCCCTACAAAAGATTATTGCGGACATGCCAGTGAAGCCAAGTGGCTCAGTACGTGCTTATACAGAAAACAAAGTTCATTTGTTGAAGACTGATGTCTATGGACAAATGGAAGAAAAAGATGTGGCCTTTATGGCCCCTTTGTATGACGGTATCGTCGACATTGATAATCTACTAGATATTGATAAGCCGGTATCTACAGTAACTGGTGTTTGGGCTGATCGTGACAGTAGTGAAGCTGTCTCTGATGTCGTGAATAATGCCAACATTGGCATCCATGCTACAACATCTGGTTATGGTGCTGTCGACTTTTTGCCAAGTGGGGTTAATAAAGCAGCGGCGATTAAAAAGTTGTTGTCGCATTATGGCACAACAGAACAAGCTGTCTATGCCTTTGGGGATGGGATGAATGATTTAGAGATGTTGCAACTAGCTGGACATGCTTATGTGATGGCGAATGGGGATGATAAGCTACGTGTCTATGGCTTTGAAGAATTACCTAACACACATATGGAAGATGGCGTCTTAGTAAAGTGGGAAACCTTGGTATAG